A genomic segment from Malaclemys terrapin pileata isolate rMalTer1 chromosome 1, rMalTer1.hap1, whole genome shotgun sequence encodes:
- the LOC128831835 gene encoding alpha-2-macroglobulin-like protein 1 — protein sequence MGNRRYLIVIPAELTFPSAQRVCLDLRGVDKPIRVALTLVHASRSLVLFRRVIRNNRILECAKFWVPSPAGGREEVCTVQLTISNGRYFNVKEEKKVLIRRGDSSTFVQTDKPVYTPGQKVKFRILTLNEEFVPLNSKYSVIELQDPNSNRIGQWLDVRPRQGIVDLSFQLADEPSLGTYTINVASTKASSTFSVEEYVLPKFEVFFEGPIHIYALDKTFPLRVCSRYTYGRAVQGTVRVTLCQKAWRYRRPPRHFGTDICEEYSGQTTSRGCFSTSVSMAVFNLTSYEYDSKLSAEASLVEDGTGVQINASSQFLISRTAVTATFEKLDDYYIPGVPYRGKIKLQDHRGDIMKSTKVYLMLSYMGRRFNKTYITDGTGRASFNMDTTAWNSSSVSLEGRFKLEDLVQQPGKINVDYVNTYQYLQPFHVTTKSFLKIHPLPGMLPCGLQQNVQVTFVLSRKDLGEGASRMDFAYYVSHSGGIIMYGEGESSPHWVTGKAGIVVRGQKNIRIGKLSTLKGSFSIPLTFTSDFTPAPSLVVYAIFPSKGVAADSIQFDVAMCFKNQVKMGFSAKETLPGSTVQLQLQAASGSVCAVRAVDKSVLLMRPEKELTNQTVYELFPFIHRHGYPHQVEEYPDLCVRLPPLLPLVSRRPWYPYQLDVFNLFRSIGLKIFSNLMIKKPTQCYYPVDKRPTAPPLRPISILEAPPESTIPGRVRQYFPETWLWDLISVGPTGNRDVPVTVPDTITEWKAGMFCMARLGFGLAPTTSLVTFQPFFVDVTLPYSVVRGETFTLKATVFNYLRQCIQIQVSLAKSPDFRVELCRSCRYIHCLCAEESRTFSWSVTATTLGAVNITVSTVVMDNTPQCGGRRTFPPAMPRKDTLIKPLIVRPEGVLVEKAHSCLLCPRGGNTVKDPVSLTLPANAVKGSARATISVLGDIMGTALQNLDRLVQMPSGCGEQNMVLFAPIIYVLQYLEKTGQLTPEIRERATGFLRSGYQRQLLYKHRHGAYSAFGERDGEGNTWLTAFVVKSFGQAKKSIFIDDKNIQDALKWLELHQLPGGCFTNKGRLFHSSMKGGVNDEISLGAYITAALLELGQPLKGSMVQAALRCLIHAVHNVTNIYTEAVLAYAFALAGDYEVTQELLYKLDEQAIKSGGQIHWSPKPSSPAATDFWPRTQSMDVELTAYVLLAYLSKPRINAEDMATAAGIVAWLARQQNARGGFASTQDTVVALQALAKYAARTFSTLAQVTVTVKSQGSFERKFQVTHKNRLLLQQAVLTEIPGEFSVQAQGSGCVYAQTVLRYNEPPPRVSVTFSLRVTTQLIDCAKGNARFLTVRIHVSYIGSRVTSNMVIVEVSLLSGFSLSSGSRTSLQQRPLIRKTEVKIDAIFIYLEKLSDESQTFILQLEQEIEVKGLKPANIKVYDYYQPEERALADYNAVCS from the exons TGAAGTTTCGGATTTTGACTCTGAATGAGGAGTTTGTTCCCCTTAACAGCAAG TACTCTGTGATAGAACTCCAG GACCCCAACAGTAACCGGATTGGTCAATGGCTCGATGTGCGTCCGAGGCAGGGCATTGTGGATCTATCCTTCCAGTTAGCTGATGAACCTTCCCTGGGGACTTACACCATCAACGTGGCCAGCACAAAAGCTTCCAGTACCTTTAGTGTCGAGGAGTATG TGCTGCCAAAATTCGAGGTTTTCTTTGAGGGGCCAATTCACATTTACGCATTGGATAAAACCTTCCCGCTCCGTGTGTGCAGCAG GTACACCTATGGGAGAGCAGTGCAGGGCACCGTCCGGGTGACCCTGTGCCAGAAAGCTTGGAGGTACAGGCGGCCTCCAAGACACTTTGGCACAGATATCTGTGAAGAGTACAGTGGCCAG ACCACCAGCCGGGGCTGTTTCTCCACGTCTGTGAGCATGGCAGTCTTTAACCTCACCTCCTATGAGTATGACAGCAAGCTCAGTGCAGAGGCCTCTCTGGTGGAAGATGGCACAG GAGTGCAAATCAATGCCTCCAGCCAATTCCTTATCTCCAGGACAGCGGTGACTGCCACATTTGAGAAGCTGGATGATTACTACATCCCTGGAGTCCCCTACAGAGGGAAG ATTAAACTACAGGATCATCGTGGGGATATTATGAAAAGCACAAAAGTTTACCTCATGCTAAGCTACATGGGGCGACGGTTTAACAAAACATACATCACAGATGGCACTGGGAGAGCTTCATTCAACATGGACACAACTGCCTGGAATAGCTCGTCGGTCTCTTTGGAG GGAAGATTCAAACTGGAGGATCTGGTGCAGCAACCTGGGAAGATCAACGTTGATTATGTGAACACTTACCAGTACCTGCAGCCGTTCCATGTCACAACCAAGAGCTTCCTGAAGATACACCCACTGCCGGGAATGCTGCCCTGTGGGCTGCAGCAGAATGTCCAGGTTACATTTGTCCTCAGCCGGAAGGACCTGGGAGAAGGAGCCAGCCGCATGGATTTCGCCTACTACGTGAGTCACAGTGGAGGGATAATCAtgtatggggaaggggagagcagcCCACATTGGG TCACTGGGAAAGCCGGGATTGTTGTTAGGGGCCAGAAGAACATACGGATTGGGAAACTGAGCA CACTGAAAGGCTCCTTCTCCATCCCTCTGACCTTCACCTCCGACTTCACGCCCGCCCCTTCATTAGTGGTGTATGCCATCTTCCCCAGCAAGGGGGTGGCAGCCGACAGCATCCAGTTTGATGTTGCCATGTGCTTCAAAAACCAG GTGAAGATGGGCTTCTCAGCTAAAGAAACTCTCCCAGGATCGACAGTCCAGCTCCAGCTTCAGGCGGCTTCCGGCTCGGTGTGTGCAGTCCGGGCAGTGGACAAGAGCGTGCTCCTCATGAGGCCAGAGAAAGAGCTGACCAATCAAACG GTCTATGAGTTATTCCCTTTCATACACCGCCATGGGTACCCCCACCAAGTTGAGGAATACCCAGATCTATGTGTGCGACTTCCACCTTTATTACCACTGGTGTCACGGAGGCCTTGGTATCCCTATCAGCTGGATGTCTTTAACCTCTTCAGG AGCATAGGCCTGAAAATCTTTTCCAACCTCATGATAAAGAAGCCGACTCAGTGCTATTATCCTGTGGACAAGAGGCCGACAGCACCCCCACTAAGGCCCATCAGCATCCTGG AGGCTCCTCcagaatccactatcccagggAGAGTTCGCCAGTATTTCCCTGAAACCTGGCTCTGGGATTTGATCTCTGTCGG TCCCACTGGAAACAGGGATGTCCCAGTCACAGTGCCTGACACCATCACTGAGTGGAAAGCCGGGATGTTCTGCATGGCCAGGCTGGGCTTTGGACTTGCCCCAACCACGAGTCTTGTGACATTCCAGCCCTTCTTTGTGGATGTGACGCTGCCATACTCTGTGGTCCGGGGAGAGACCTTTACCCTAAAGGCCACCGTCTTCAACTACCTACGGCAGTGcatccag ATCCAAGTGTCCCTGGCTAAATCCCCAGACTTCCGGGTGGAGCTGTGCAGGAGCTGCAGGTACATCCACTGCCTGTGTGCAGAAGAATCCAGAACCTTCTCATGGAGTGTGACAGCCACAACATTGG GGGCGGTAAATATAACGGTCAGCACAGTGGTGATGGACAACACGCCACAGTGTGGAGGCAGGAGGACCTTCCCTCCAGCAATGCCACGGAAGGATACACTGATCAAACCCCTGATAGTCCGG CCGGAGGGAGTGCTCGTGGAGAAGGCTCACAGCTGCCTGCTGTGCCCTAGAGGAG GAAATACAGTCAAAGACCCTGTGTCCCTCACCCTCCCTGCTAATGCAGTGAAAGGATCAGCCAGAGCTACCATCTCTGTCTTGG GTGACATCATGGGGACGGCGCTGCAGAACCTGGACCGGCTGGTGCAGATGCCCagtggctgtggggagcagaaCATGGTGCTGTTCGCCCCCATCATCTACGTGCTGCAGTATCTGGAGAAGACGGGGCAGCTGACCCCAGAGATCAGGGAGAGGGCAACGGGATTCCTGCGCAGTG ggtaCCAGAGGCAACTCCTGTATAAGCACAGACATGGTGCTTACAGCGCCTTTGGGGAGCGCGATGGAGAGGGGAACACGTG GCTGACAGCATTTGTGGTTAAGAGTTTTGGACAAGCCAAAAAATCCATCTTCATAGATGATAAGAACATTCAAGATGCCCTGAAATGGCTGGAGCTTCACCAGCTCCCCGGCGGCTGCTTTACCAACAAAGGGAGGCTCTTCCACTCTTCCATGAAG GGCGGTGTGAATGATGAGATCTCCCTGGGGGCCTACATCACCGCGGCActgctggagctggggcagccaCTGAAG GGCAGCATGGTGCAGGCCGCCTTACGTTGCCTCATTCACGCCGTTCACAATGTCACCAACATTTACACGGAAGCCGTGTTGGCCTACGCCTTCGCCCTGGCTGGGGACTATGAGGTGACCCAGGAGCTGCTGTACAAGCTGGATGAACAGGCCATCAAATCAG GAGGCCAAATCCACTGGAGCCCCaagcccagctccccagctgccacAGATTTCTGGCCTAGGACTCAGTCAATGGATGTTGAGCTGACAGCCTATGTGCTCCTGGCTTACCTCTCCAAACCACGCATAAACGCAGAGGACATGGCCACTGCTGCCGGCATCGTGGCCTGGCTGGCTCGGCAGCAGAACGCCCGTGGAGGGTTTGCTTCCACGCAG GACACGGTGGTCGCACTGCAGGCCCTGGCTAAGTACGCAGCCCGGACGTTCAGCACATTGGCACAGGTGACAGTGACGGTGAAGTCTCAGGGGAGCTTTGAGAGGAAGTTCCAGGTCACCCACAAGAACCGGCTACTGCTGCAGCAAGCGGTGCTAACGGAAATCCCCGGGGAGTTCTCAGTGCAGGCCCAGGGCAGCGGCTGCGTCTACGCCCAG ACAGTGCTGAGATACAATGAGCCCCCTCCACGGGTCTCCGTGACCTTCTCTCTGCGCGTCACCACACAGCTGATCGACTGCGCCAAGGGCAATGCGCGCTTCCTCACTGTCCGCATCCACGTCAG CTACATCGGGAGCAGAGTCACTTCTAACATGGTGATTGTGGAGGTCTCCCTGCTGTCTGGATTCAGTCTGTCTTCGGGCTCCCGCACATCG CTGCAGCAGAGACCCCTCATTAGGAAAACAGAAGTGAAAATTGATGCAATCTTCATTTATCTGGAGAAG CTGAGCGATGAGTCACAGACTTTCATCCTGCAACTGGAACAAGAGATCGAGGTGAAGGGCCTGAAACCAGCCAACATCAAAGTCTATGACTACTACCAGCCAG AGGAGCGAGCCCTGGCTGACTATAATGCTGTCTGCAGCTGA